Proteins encoded by one window of Rariglobus hedericola:
- the ftsA gene encoding cell division protein FtsA, with product MISRTKFIGAVEIGTSKVTVLIGELTQGRTLHIIGVGECQSRGVIKGAVADFKAASEATHSALMAAEQSAGTRIDEVYLAQTGGHLEGFYNEAAVNVSSADNLVSSPDIDTVCRLAKAKNLPEGRMVVHHLRRPFRLDGRNVPDPEHLVGQRLEAGYWTVHGQEGKIADNIHVIRGFNVRVAELILSSLASGTMLASAEDKQNGVLVIDVGAGTTDFVLYRDGCAQLTGVLPVGGVHLTNDLSLGLRVTEGQAEKLKLRFGRGTVVTKDRSEKVWLNGDFAIGDRQFPRHAIEQITAARTTELFEVVRKKLGAAFSPEKTAAGIILTGGTSKLPGIDEAAARVFGVQARLGEAPGWVAENLRDPGFSSVLGLLQYGLSSRADLAAPRAASRATGWVKKLFATA from the coding sequence GTGATTTCTAGAACCAAGTTTATCGGCGCCGTTGAAATCGGCACCTCCAAGGTCACCGTCCTCATCGGCGAGCTCACCCAGGGCCGCACGCTTCACATCATCGGAGTCGGCGAGTGCCAGTCGCGCGGCGTCATCAAGGGCGCCGTCGCCGATTTTAAGGCCGCCAGCGAGGCCACTCACAGCGCGCTCATGGCTGCCGAGCAGAGCGCCGGCACGCGCATCGACGAAGTCTATCTCGCACAGACGGGCGGACACCTTGAGGGCTTCTACAACGAGGCGGCGGTCAACGTTTCCTCGGCGGACAATCTCGTCAGCTCGCCCGACATCGACACCGTCTGCCGTCTGGCCAAGGCCAAGAATCTTCCCGAAGGCCGCATGGTGGTTCACCACCTCCGCCGTCCCTTCCGTCTCGATGGCCGCAACGTGCCCGATCCCGAGCATCTCGTCGGCCAGCGCCTTGAGGCCGGCTACTGGACTGTGCACGGTCAGGAAGGCAAAATCGCCGACAACATCCATGTCATCCGCGGCTTCAACGTCCGCGTGGCCGAGCTCATTCTCTCCAGTCTCGCCTCGGGCACCATGCTCGCCTCCGCCGAGGACAAACAGAACGGCGTGCTCGTGATCGATGTCGGCGCAGGCACCACGGATTTTGTGCTCTACCGTGATGGTTGCGCGCAACTCACCGGCGTGCTCCCGGTCGGCGGCGTCCATCTCACCAACGACCTCAGCCTCGGACTTCGCGTGACCGAAGGTCAGGCCGAGAAACTCAAGCTGCGTTTTGGCCGCGGCACGGTGGTCACCAAGGACCGCTCAGAGAAGGTCTGGCTCAACGGCGATTTCGCCATCGGCGACCGCCAGTTCCCGCGCCACGCCATCGAGCAAATCACCGCGGCCCGCACGACCGAATTGTTCGAAGTCGTTCGCAAAAAACTCGGCGCCGCTTTCTCGCCCGAAAAAACCGCCGCCGGTATCATCCTCACGGGTGGAACGTCCAAACTGCCCGGCATCGATGAAGCCGCCGCGCGCGTCTTCGGTGTGCAAGCCCGCCTCGGTGAAGCACCGGGCTGGGTTGCGGAAAATCTTCGCGATCCCGGTTTCAGCAGCGTGCTGGGCCTTCTCCAATACGGACTCAGTTCCCGAGCCGATCTCGCCGCGCCCCGCGCCGCATCACGTGCGACCGGCTGGGTTAAGAAACTCTTCGCCACCGCCTGA
- the ftsZ gene encoding cell division protein FtsZ: MNPNELPLSHEILTDRTIAIKVVGIGGAGANAVDRLKMENLDRLQMAVINTDHQALSNSPVQDKIFIGASITRGLGAGGDPDLGHDAAEADREKIAAVVKDCDMVFLVAGMGGGTGSGAAPTVAEIAAESGALVIAFVTMPFTFEGGRRVKQAEEGLAALRKVCDAVIPLPNDILLQQAEEGETALDSFARADEWIGRGVKSIWSMLFRTGLINLDFATLRQAFHTRGGKTLFGLGSGSGENAVAEAIEGVKQCPLLATPEFARKADRLLVNIVGGTDLTLPKVNEIMTAVTEQFGRDSHVIMGAVIDEDMQGKVEVVVLGTSDIGGRSGGVRRPSTLARPTRALTPAAARASGELPIEAETFAAAPVTAGKAPATTATAVASVRASNGELPLVTAPVAQDEFSFNEVESRGHFDKTDRNLFEGQDLDVPTYLRKGIKLAL; encoded by the coding sequence ATGAATCCCAACGAACTCCCGCTCAGCCACGAAATCCTCACCGACCGCACGATTGCGATCAAGGTCGTGGGCATCGGCGGCGCCGGCGCCAACGCGGTTGACCGTCTCAAGATGGAGAACCTCGACCGCCTGCAGATGGCGGTGATTAACACCGACCACCAGGCGCTTTCGAACTCGCCGGTGCAGGACAAGATTTTCATCGGCGCGTCGATCACCCGCGGACTGGGCGCTGGCGGAGATCCCGATCTCGGCCATGATGCCGCCGAGGCTGATCGCGAAAAAATCGCCGCCGTCGTTAAAGACTGCGACATGGTTTTTCTTGTAGCCGGCATGGGCGGCGGCACCGGCAGCGGCGCGGCTCCCACCGTGGCGGAAATCGCCGCCGAGTCCGGCGCGCTGGTCATCGCGTTTGTGACGATGCCGTTCACGTTTGAAGGCGGTCGCCGCGTCAAACAGGCCGAGGAAGGTCTGGCCGCTCTTCGCAAGGTGTGTGACGCGGTTATCCCGCTGCCCAACGACATTCTTCTCCAGCAAGCCGAGGAAGGTGAAACCGCGTTGGATTCCTTCGCGCGCGCCGACGAATGGATTGGCCGCGGCGTGAAATCGATCTGGTCGATGTTGTTCCGCACGGGCCTCATCAATCTCGATTTCGCCACGCTCCGTCAGGCCTTCCACACGCGCGGCGGGAAAACGCTTTTCGGTTTGGGCTCCGGCAGTGGTGAAAACGCCGTGGCCGAGGCCATCGAAGGTGTGAAACAATGTCCGTTGCTCGCCACGCCTGAGTTCGCCCGCAAGGCCGATCGCCTCCTCGTGAACATTGTGGGCGGCACCGATCTCACGCTGCCCAAGGTGAATGAAATCATGACGGCCGTGACCGAGCAGTTCGGCCGCGATTCCCATGTGATCATGGGTGCGGTGATCGACGAAGACATGCAGGGCAAGGTTGAGGTCGTCGTGCTCGGCACGAGCGACATCGGCGGTCGTTCCGGTGGTGTGCGTCGTCCGTCGACGCTGGCCCGCCCCACGCGTGCACTCACGCCTGCCGCCGCCCGTGCGTCCGGCGAGTTGCCAATTGAAGCCGAAACATTTGCCGCAGCGCCCGTGACGGCCGGCAAGGCCCCTGCGACGACCGCGACGGCGGTTGCTTCAGTCCGGGCATCGAACGGCGAACTCCCGCTGGTGACGGCGCCGGTGGCCCAGGACGAATTCTCCTTCAACGAGGTGGAAAGCCGCGGTCATTTCGACAAGACCGACCGTAATCTTTTCGAAGGCCAGGACCTCGATGTCCCCACTTATTTGCGCAAGGGCATCAAGCTGGCGCTGTAA
- the obgE gene encoding GTPase ObgE codes for MFVDECVIKVQAGDGGRGAVSFRREKYEPWGGPNGGDGARGGDVILLGDDDTNNLIDYKYKPHWNAKAGEPGRGSDQFGKEGEHCILRLPLGTVVIDEETGKAVAELIEDGQRIVLCKGGNGGWGNTHFKTPTNRAPKRANAGQPGETGKFRLVLKSIADIGLVGFPNAGKSSLTARITKARPKTAAYPFTTLHPQIGVIEYPETFDRLLMADVPGIIEGASENRGLGHRFLRHIERCTLLMFLIDMAGTDDRDPRDDYKTLVDELKLYDKALLKKPRVVVANKMDVAASAANLKKFKTKHKVDIIKISALTGTGLAELTQALRKRVIKHGGKPRLIKKTGAVGSSL; via the coding sequence ATGTTCGTAGACGAGTGTGTAATCAAAGTTCAAGCCGGTGACGGCGGTCGTGGAGCCGTAAGCTTCCGCCGCGAAAAATACGAGCCGTGGGGCGGTCCCAACGGTGGTGACGGTGCCCGGGGTGGCGACGTCATCCTGCTCGGCGATGACGACACCAACAATCTCATCGATTATAAATACAAGCCGCACTGGAACGCCAAGGCCGGCGAACCCGGTCGCGGCTCCGACCAGTTCGGCAAGGAAGGCGAACACTGCATTCTGCGTCTCCCTCTCGGCACGGTCGTGATTGACGAGGAAACCGGCAAGGCGGTCGCCGAGCTCATCGAAGACGGTCAGCGCATCGTTCTCTGCAAAGGCGGCAACGGCGGCTGGGGCAACACGCATTTCAAGACGCCCACCAACCGTGCTCCCAAACGCGCCAACGCCGGCCAACCCGGTGAAACCGGCAAGTTCCGCCTCGTGCTTAAGAGTATTGCCGACATCGGCCTCGTCGGTTTCCCCAACGCCGGCAAGTCCTCGCTTACCGCGCGCATTACCAAGGCCCGCCCAAAGACCGCCGCGTATCCGTTTACGACGCTGCATCCGCAGATTGGCGTTATCGAGTATCCGGAAACCTTTGATCGTCTGCTGATGGCTGACGTGCCGGGTATCATCGAGGGAGCCAGTGAAAACCGGGGCCTCGGCCACCGTTTCCTGCGCCACATCGAGCGCTGCACACTGCTCATGTTCCTCATCGACATGGCCGGCACCGACGACCGCGATCCGCGCGACGACTACAAGACCCTCGTCGATGAACTGAAGCTCTACGACAAGGCGCTCCTTAAAAAGCCCCGCGTCGTCGTGGCCAACAAAATGGACGTCGCCGCCTCCGCCGCCAACTTGAAGAAATTCAAGACGAAGCATAAGGTGGACATCATCAAGATTTCCGCGCTGACCGGCACGGGGCTTGCAGAGCTCACCCAGGCGTTGCGGAAACGCGTCATCAAACACGGCGGAAAGCCCCGTCTCATCAAAAAAACCGGCGCCGTCGGATCGTCCCTTTAG
- a CDS encoding GspE/PulE family protein, whose protein sequence is MPLGKIQTLIVGKLVDMGRLSDGQREILVNNPVDLNGDALDKLLIDDYRVTPFQIFVARAKAVGMAPFNVARWRVTPQTFERIPQDFCQEHLVLPVGQVGETLLVAFANPFEVSIPAKIQEMTGMRVARLLGREKDIKEKFSKENQPAAGFEDVVKQIGKEFGSIGATEAIEVDNVTEDSGPIIQLSNRIIEDAYFAGTSDIHIEPWEKEVIVRYRIDGVCQEKLRLPGKVGPSLVARLKIMCNLDISERRLPQDGRIVFKQFTKKGIDIDLRVSTAPLNHGEGVVMRILDKQKSTLPLTALGFSDENLAKYREAIRQPYGMILHCGPTGSGKSMTLYSALGEINAPDIVIRTAEDPIEYTLAGINQMQMHRQIGLTFASALRAFLRQDPDIILVGEIRDKETANISVEAALTGHLLISTLHTNDAPSTIARLTDMGIEPFMISSSILCVCAQRLMRRVCKTCKVQTDPTPREKELLEKALGWSGPIYKAAPKGCPKCGQSGYKGRVGIHELMITTEELIEGINKGMETAEIKKIAMRAGMKTLHQDSLLKVKEGLTTMEEAIANVPPDL, encoded by the coding sequence ATGCCTCTCGGAAAAATCCAGACCCTGATCGTCGGCAAACTCGTGGACATGGGCCGTCTCAGCGACGGCCAGCGCGAGATACTGGTGAACAACCCCGTCGATCTGAACGGCGACGCCTTGGACAAGCTGCTGATCGACGATTATCGCGTCACGCCGTTCCAGATTTTCGTCGCCCGTGCCAAGGCGGTCGGCATGGCTCCATTCAACGTGGCGCGCTGGCGCGTGACCCCGCAGACCTTCGAGCGCATTCCGCAGGATTTCTGTCAGGAGCATCTGGTGCTTCCGGTCGGCCAGGTCGGCGAAACGCTGCTCGTCGCCTTTGCCAATCCCTTCGAGGTCTCCATCCCGGCGAAAATCCAAGAGATGACCGGCATGCGCGTGGCGCGGTTGCTGGGTCGTGAAAAAGACATCAAGGAAAAGTTCTCCAAGGAGAACCAGCCGGCCGCCGGGTTTGAAGATGTCGTCAAACAGATCGGCAAAGAGTTCGGCTCGATCGGCGCGACCGAGGCCATCGAGGTCGATAATGTCACCGAGGATTCCGGTCCGATCATCCAGCTTTCCAACCGCATTATCGAGGATGCGTATTTCGCGGGCACGTCCGACATCCATATCGAACCGTGGGAAAAAGAGGTCATCGTGCGCTACCGCATTGACGGCGTCTGCCAGGAAAAACTGCGTCTTCCCGGCAAGGTCGGCCCGTCCCTCGTCGCGCGTCTCAAGATCATGTGCAACCTCGATATCTCCGAGCGCCGGTTGCCGCAGGACGGACGTATCGTTTTCAAGCAGTTCACGAAAAAAGGCATCGATATCGACCTTCGTGTTTCGACCGCACCGCTCAATCACGGCGAGGGCGTGGTCATGCGTATTCTCGACAAGCAGAAGTCCACCCTGCCGCTCACCGCGCTCGGTTTCTCCGACGAGAATCTGGCCAAATATCGCGAAGCCATCCGTCAGCCCTACGGCATGATCCTGCACTGCGGGCCGACCGGCTCGGGTAAGTCGATGACGCTTTACTCCGCGCTCGGCGAAATCAACGCGCCCGACATCGTCATCCGCACCGCCGAGGACCCGATCGAATACACCCTTGCCGGCATCAACCAGATGCAGATGCACCGGCAGATCGGCCTCACGTTTGCCAGTGCGCTGCGTGCCTTCCTTCGTCAGGATCCCGACATCATCCTGGTGGGCGAAATTCGAGACAAGGAAACCGCCAATATTTCCGTCGAAGCGGCGCTTACCGGCCACTTGCTCATCTCGACGCTGCACACGAACGATGCGCCCAGCACGATCGCCCGTCTCACCGACATGGGCATCGAGCCATTCATGATTTCGTCGTCGATTCTCTGCGTGTGTGCGCAGCGACTCATGCGCCGCGTGTGCAAGACCTGCAAAGTGCAGACCGATCCGACTCCGCGCGAAAAGGAGCTGCTCGAAAAAGCCCTTGGCTGGAGTGGGCCGATCTACAAGGCCGCGCCCAAGGGTTGCCCCAAGTGCGGTCAATCCGGCTACAAGGGCCGCGTCGGTATTCACGAACTGATGATCACCACCGAGGAGCTGATCGAGGGCATCAACAAGGGCATGGAAACGGCGGAAATTAAAAAAATCGCCATGCGTGCCGGTATGAAAACCCTGCACCAAGATTCGCTGCTCAAGGTCAAGGAAGGCCTCACGACCATGGAAGAAGCGATCGCCAACGTGCCGCCCGACCTTTGA
- a CDS encoding tetratricopeptide repeat protein encodes MKKFFTLLACAALLVSAGCSKKPKEVPAAIKAEAATLMSEAQFAMQIREYSRAEELTQRALKLRDDVPEYWVSLGMVRRKQDNKDGARKAYKHALELHIDRYKADKKPEELAQQAFVLGLLGKTEDAVKLLEKGLKEYPDSDIMKKMADPRGLQRTFKSPEFKDLSV; translated from the coding sequence ATGAAGAAATTTTTCACCCTGCTGGCCTGTGCTGCTCTTTTGGTTTCCGCCGGCTGCTCGAAGAAGCCCAAGGAAGTGCCCGCGGCGATCAAGGCCGAGGCCGCCACGCTCATGAGCGAGGCCCAGTTCGCGATGCAGATCCGCGAGTATTCCCGTGCGGAAGAACTGACCCAGCGCGCACTCAAGCTGCGTGACGACGTGCCCGAGTATTGGGTGTCGCTCGGCATGGTGCGCCGCAAGCAGGACAACAAGGATGGCGCCCGCAAAGCCTACAAACACGCGCTGGAGCTGCACATTGACCGTTACAAGGCGGACAAGAAACCCGAGGAACTCGCCCAGCAGGCGTTTGTTCTTGGACTGCTCGGCAAGACCGAGGATGCGGTCAAACTCTTGGAGAAAGGGCTCAAGGAATATCCGGACAGCGACATCATGAAAAAGATGGCCGATCCGCGCGGTCTGCAACGCACGTTCAAGTCACCCGAGTTCAAAGATCTGTCGGTGTAA
- a CDS encoding FUSC family protein: MIPAPLSSRAGELLQQESLNPALTRALRGTVGFVVPLIVAQIFKIPAEISFAAVGAQVVALTDVRGAYRFRFVILLIVTAAITAAALMGTLASGHLVISVLSIAALAVLAGTARHLSGDYGPGLGIVAALLFIMALAIPSGNQPWWHHAAFTFAGGLWGVALQALLWPFRPQHALRQAVAETWVSVSDVFAALKNPTADDPKARHERLAQCERDLRTAIDRTQAVLAAARTRRTSALMDHLEDLRVEAARLGNRAAALNASVELLASHRCFARIAPSLDSLLLALTNLTRSVALTVISHRPVHFSASEVRLTRCLHLIEGLSEQVRALPPEGTGMLLETLRQLHELLAGLKVMLHDTVDRGAVREGFPLRLPELSTLSPRSLFSWINPAAQIDPLLVRHTLRMAAMTMFAIALYEGLGIHRGYWIAFTLIVVLQPDYGSTRQKAGQRILGTLAGSAVASAFLWVRMPLPVLDALIAVTVFGFAYYQKQRYALAVFFVTLMLVLLTETAGAVHLDFTISRLLCNLAGGVLALVSALLFWPSWERDRFPVAMAGALRAGDNYLAAVIDGLVNGHPFNADTLHAKRRAETANSIAAASLQRMAGEPARRQSNIERGGALLHGNTRITRAITALTLHLQDGQSLSAPGLIQVSVRIRTALSSLAQGVEADASASDEVCSQITALDSITGTSDDARLHLIHTQLAKIATELRAMTLAMNTHPPVTPTDL; this comes from the coding sequence ATGATTCCCGCCCCGCTTTCCTCCCGTGCCGGCGAATTGCTTCAGCAAGAATCGCTCAACCCCGCACTCACCCGAGCACTGCGGGGGACGGTGGGTTTTGTCGTCCCGTTGATCGTTGCCCAGATTTTTAAAATCCCCGCCGAAATCTCATTCGCGGCCGTCGGTGCACAGGTCGTGGCACTCACCGATGTGCGCGGCGCCTACCGGTTTCGTTTCGTCATTTTGCTCATCGTCACGGCCGCCATCACCGCCGCCGCACTCATGGGAACGCTCGCATCAGGCCATCTGGTGATCTCGGTTTTATCCATCGCCGCACTGGCGGTGCTGGCCGGAACCGCCCGACACCTGAGCGGCGATTACGGGCCGGGCCTCGGCATCGTGGCAGCCCTGCTGTTTATCATGGCGCTGGCAATTCCCTCGGGAAACCAGCCGTGGTGGCACCACGCCGCGTTCACTTTCGCGGGCGGCCTGTGGGGCGTGGCCTTGCAAGCCCTGCTCTGGCCGTTCCGCCCGCAACATGCCTTGCGCCAGGCCGTCGCTGAAACCTGGGTGTCCGTATCCGACGTATTCGCCGCGCTCAAAAATCCCACCGCCGACGATCCCAAGGCGCGCCACGAACGCCTCGCGCAATGTGAACGCGATCTGCGCACCGCGATTGATCGCACGCAGGCCGTGCTCGCCGCTGCACGCACACGCCGCACCTCGGCGCTCATGGATCACTTGGAAGACCTGCGCGTCGAAGCAGCCCGACTGGGCAACCGCGCGGCCGCGCTCAACGCATCCGTCGAGCTGCTGGCATCTCATCGTTGTTTTGCGCGCATTGCGCCTTCGCTCGATTCCCTGCTGCTCGCCCTCACCAACCTCACGCGCTCGGTGGCCCTCACGGTGATCTCCCACCGCCCCGTTCATTTTTCAGCATCCGAGGTTCGCCTCACTCGGTGTCTGCATTTAATAGAGGGTCTGTCCGAACAAGTGCGCGCGCTTCCGCCGGAAGGAACCGGCATGCTGCTCGAAACCCTGCGTCAGCTGCACGAGTTATTAGCCGGATTAAAAGTCATGCTCCACGACACCGTGGATCGCGGCGCGGTGCGGGAAGGGTTTCCACTGCGTCTGCCGGAGTTGAGCACGCTGTCTCCGCGCTCGCTGTTCTCGTGGATCAATCCCGCCGCGCAAATCGATCCGCTGCTTGTGCGCCACACGCTGCGCATGGCGGCGATGACGATGTTCGCGATCGCACTCTACGAAGGCCTCGGGATTCATCGCGGCTACTGGATCGCGTTCACGCTCATCGTCGTGCTCCAGCCCGATTATGGCTCGACCCGTCAAAAGGCCGGACAGCGTATCCTCGGCACGCTCGCGGGCAGCGCGGTCGCGAGCGCATTCCTGTGGGTGCGCATGCCGCTGCCGGTGCTCGATGCACTTATCGCCGTGACAGTCTTCGGCTTCGCGTATTATCAAAAACAACGCTACGCGCTCGCGGTGTTTTTTGTGACGCTGATGCTCGTGTTGCTGACGGAAACCGCCGGCGCCGTTCACCTCGATTTCACGATCTCCCGTTTGTTGTGCAATCTGGCCGGTGGCGTGCTCGCACTCGTATCCGCCCTGCTCTTCTGGCCGAGTTGGGAACGCGATCGGTTCCCAGTCGCGATGGCCGGGGCATTGCGCGCCGGCGACAACTACCTCGCCGCCGTGATCGACGGCTTGGTGAACGGCCACCCATTTAACGCCGATACGCTGCACGCCAAACGTCGCGCCGAAACCGCCAACAGTATCGCCGCCGCTTCATTGCAACGCATGGCCGGCGAGCCTGCGCGCCGGCAAAGCAACATCGAACGCGGCGGCGCATTGCTTCATGGCAACACACGCATCACCCGCGCCATCACCGCGCTCACCCTGCACTTGCAAGACGGTCAATCCCTGTCCGCGCCCGGGCTGATCCAGGTGTCCGTCCGAATCCGCACCGCACTCTCCTCGCTCGCCCAAGGCGTGGAGGCCGATGCATCCGCTTCGGATGAAGTGTGCAGCCAGATCACCGCACTCGATTCAATCACAGGCACGAGCGACGACGCCCGCCTTCACTTGATCCACACGCAGCTCGCCAAGATCGCCACCGAGCTTCGCGCGATGACGCTGGCGATGAACACCCATCCGCCGGTTACACCGACAGATCTTTGA
- the mnmA gene encoding tRNA 2-thiouridine(34) synthase MnmA: MSASSRTLVAMSGGVDSSVAALLLKQQGHDIVGAYMKNWINEDNVIGHCPWMQDIEDARAVCDRLGIEFRVVNLMQDYRERVVSYLLDGYKRGLTPNPDIMCNREIKFGVFRQWARDHGFDAVATGHYARRTELADGQFALIEGADKNKDQSYFLTLLNQAQLADARFPIGHIPKPDLRRLAAEAGLPTAAKKDSQGICFIGEVKMQDFLRQYVPDQPGPILRATDGREVGRHPGLHYYTIGQRKGIGVPSNTDNQAYVVVGKRADDNALLVAFDAADAPGLFQTEVRVHSLQWNASPVTSVQRLEGRVRYRDPRVAIEFIPEGGNTALVRFEEPQRGLASGQILAIHDGERLLGGGVYI; encoded by the coding sequence GTGTCAGCTTCTTCCAGAACCCTTGTCGCCATGTCCGGCGGAGTCGACAGCTCCGTCGCCGCGCTGCTGCTCAAACAGCAGGGCCATGACATCGTGGGCGCCTACATGAAGAACTGGATCAATGAGGACAACGTGATCGGTCATTGTCCGTGGATGCAGGACATCGAGGACGCCCGCGCCGTCTGCGACCGCCTCGGCATCGAATTCCGCGTGGTCAACCTCATGCAAGACTACCGTGAGCGTGTCGTCTCGTATTTGCTGGATGGTTACAAACGCGGGCTCACGCCCAACCCCGACATCATGTGCAACCGCGAGATCAAGTTCGGGGTCTTCCGCCAGTGGGCGCGCGATCACGGCTTCGATGCCGTCGCCACCGGCCACTACGCCCGCCGCACCGAACTCGCCGACGGTCAGTTTGCCCTCATCGAAGGCGCCGACAAAAACAAGGACCAGTCCTACTTCCTTACACTGCTTAATCAGGCCCAGCTGGCCGACGCCCGTTTTCCCATCGGCCATATTCCCAAGCCCGATTTGCGCCGCCTCGCCGCCGAGGCCGGCCTGCCCACCGCCGCTAAAAAAGACAGCCAGGGCATTTGTTTTATCGGCGAGGTGAAGATGCAGGACTTCCTCCGCCAATACGTGCCCGATCAGCCCGGCCCCATTCTGCGAGCCACCGACGGTCGCGAAGTCGGCCGGCACCCGGGCCTTCACTATTACACGATCGGCCAGCGCAAAGGCATCGGCGTCCCGTCCAACACCGACAACCAAGCCTACGTCGTCGTGGGCAAACGGGCCGACGACAACGCGCTCCTTGTCGCCTTCGACGCCGCCGATGCACCGGGACTTTTTCAAACCGAGGTGCGCGTGCATTCACTCCAATGGAACGCCTCGCCCGTCACGTCAGTGCAACGGCTCGAAGGCCGCGTGCGCTACCGTGATCCGCGCGTCGCCATCGAGTTCATTCCTGAAGGCGGCAACACCGCACTCGTGCGTTTCGAAGAGCCACAACGTGGACTCGCCAGCGGCCAAATCCTCGCAATTCACGACGGCGAGCGCCTGCTCGGCGGTGGCGTCTATATTTAA
- a CDS encoding Glu/Leu/Phe/Val family dehydrogenase, with protein MACRQFDLAADLIDLDRDVRERTKLPKRCLTVTVPVKHDDGVVRIYEGYRVQHHLSLGPTKGGIRFHPGVTIGEVAALAMWMSWKCALAGLPYGGAKGGVAVDPHALSRRELEALSRRYMQEMIPFVGPSIDVAAPDMGTNEQVMAWMMDTYSNQVGNSVPAVVTGKPIAVGGSEGRREATGHGVAYLIKRQLESMSLRPQDATAVIQGFGNVGAEAALALRGYGVRIVAISDVSGGFHNPRGIDLEAALLHQAKHRTLAGWAGGDAVSNVELLELPCTVLVPAAMERVITADNAGRLRCRVLAEAANGPTTNDADLILQARGDVEIIPDILCNAGGVVVSYFEWVQDLQSLFWTRAEVLVKLCAILDRASEAVERQRVRLGCPRRLAALALGIGRVAEAKASRGLFP; from the coding sequence ATGGCTTGCCGCCAATTCGACCTGGCGGCCGACCTCATTGACCTGGATCGCGACGTGCGCGAGCGCACCAAGCTGCCGAAGCGCTGCCTCACCGTCACCGTGCCGGTGAAGCACGACGACGGGGTGGTGCGTATCTACGAGGGTTACCGCGTTCAACATCACCTCTCACTGGGGCCGACGAAGGGCGGGATTCGGTTTCATCCGGGCGTAACCATCGGAGAGGTCGCGGCACTGGCGATGTGGATGAGTTGGAAATGCGCGCTGGCCGGTCTTCCTTACGGCGGGGCGAAGGGCGGCGTGGCGGTTGACCCGCATGCCTTGTCGCGGCGGGAACTGGAGGCGCTTTCGCGTCGCTACATGCAGGAGATGATTCCGTTTGTCGGCCCGAGTATCGATGTAGCCGCGCCTGACATGGGCACCAACGAGCAGGTCATGGCGTGGATGATGGACACCTATTCGAACCAAGTCGGCAACTCGGTGCCGGCGGTCGTCACGGGCAAACCCATCGCGGTCGGCGGGTCTGAAGGCCGGCGCGAGGCTACGGGGCATGGCGTGGCCTATCTTATCAAGAGGCAACTGGAGTCGATGAGCCTTCGCCCGCAGGACGCGACTGCGGTGATTCAGGGATTTGGCAACGTTGGTGCGGAGGCGGCGCTGGCATTGCGCGGCTACGGTGTGCGTATCGTGGCGATCAGCGACGTGTCGGGTGGGTTTCATAACCCGCGTGGCATCGACCTCGAAGCGGCGCTGCTGCACCAAGCCAAGCATCGCACGCTCGCGGGTTGGGCGGGGGGTGACGCGGTCTCCAACGTGGAGTTGCTGGAGTTGCCCTGCACGGTGCTGGTGCCGGCGGCGATGGAGCGCGTGATCACGGCGGATAATGCCGGCCGGCTGCGGTGCCGTGTGCTGGCCGAGGCCGCAAACGGGCCGACGACCAATGATGCCGACCTGATTCTCCAGGCTCGAGGCGACGTAGAAATCATCCCTGACATCCTCTGCAATGCGGGCGGCGTGGTCGTGTCGTATTTCGAATGGGTGCAGGACTTGCAGAGCTTGTTTTGGACGCGCGCCGAAGTGTTGGTGAAACTGTGCGCGATCCTTGACCGTGCGAGTGAGGCGGTGGAACGCCAGCGCGTGAGACTCGGTTGCCCGCGGCGCCTCGCGGCGCTGGCGCTGGGCATCGGACGGGTGGCGGAGGCCAAGGCGTCGCGAGGATTGTTTCCTTGA